The stretch of DNA CTGATCTGCGGTCACCAAGTCGGCCCACAGTCCAGGTTTGCCCCTAAGTCAGCTCTGCGACCCCAGCTGAGCCCTGGATTGTCACACCTGCCCCTGGACCTGATCTGCTGGCTCCAGAGCCTCTGAGACACCTTAAGATCCCCAGGCCTCTAGGCGGCCTCCGCTGCTGGGCTGGGTGGCCTGGCACCttgccctccaccctcccccaggTGAGATGGGCCCCTAAGGGCAGCCAGACCCCCCGGGGGGGCTGGGGAAGGATGTCTGGCATTCAAAGGTTGCACTTTGAACACGTGGGGAATGGAAATGGCAGGACAGCAGCCCCGGAGCTCCATAGAAGGGGACAAGTGTGAGATCCAGGCCCTGGATGGGAGGTGGATAGTGGGGGAGGGCAAACCCTTGATCCCACTTCAGCAGCCCAGTCTCCGGCATACTGGGGGCAGGGCCCAGGCTGAGGCCTCACCCAGCACAGGTAGGTACATGGGGGTCAGAGGGTGTGGGGCAAATATGGCTAAATTGAAGGGGCCGTGGATTGGTGGCCCTGGATGTGGGTTATCCCCAGAaactctgtctttgtctttgtgggAGGTCTCTGTGTTTTCCTGGCTATTTTGGGGGGTCTCTGAAGATCTCTAAAGGTCTCCGAGTATCCTGGTGTCTTGGGGATTCTGAGCTGTTCTAGGTATCTCTGGGGATTTCTGAAGGTCTCTAGGGGTTCCTAAGGACCTCTGGAAGTCTCTGTGCTGAGACTGGCCCTTCCTGGCCCTCAGGCTTTGTTTCAGACCCAGGCTCAGGGCATGTCAGGCAGGGAGGAGGCGGAGTATAGAGATGTGCCCTCTGGAAGCTTCTGGTCCCCCTCAGGCAGTGGAGCCCATAGCTGCCCTGCTTCCCATAGCCTGGCCATGACCTGCTAGGGCAGCAGCAAAAGGACCCAGGCCCCAGGCTCATCAGACAGCTGGCATGCTCCAGAACCCAGGACCACCCTACATGCCAGGAATTTCGAGACCCCCAAATCCCAGGACCTAGGCCTCCCAAACTTCAGACCCCTGTAAGTGTTCTAGATTCCAGGTCCCGCAGGTCCCCCACACCCAACTCCAGAACCCACTATCCTAGGCTCCAAGCCTGCCTCCCTCCGCCACCCCCCTTCCACATAACCCCTGTGCCCGGCACttcctcatttcctcatttcctcctcttctaAGAGGCTTTAGTGCTGGTTGCTGCCTACTCCACCCAGGGTGTGGGATGTGGGGGACATCCACCCACACCCAGGCCTGGGGAGGGCTGCTGCCCCTCTGTTCCTCTTATCCCAAAAGCCTGAGTGTCTTTATGTGTGCTTGTTGGCTGAGTTCAGGGCTGTAATTAAAAAACATAGGGGGTGATGTTCTCCGCCATCTGCCTGCTGCTAAGAGGGAATCATGAATATTCGTTTTTCCGGTTTCTTTAGCCAATTGAAATCTAGGAGTTTatattttggccttttttttttaaagattttatttatttgagggcgcctgggtggctcagtgggctaagcctctgccctcggctcaggtcatgatctcagggtcctgggatcgagtcctgaatcgggctctctgctcagcaggtagcctgcttctccctctctctctgcctgcctctctgcctacctgtgatctctctctgtcaaataaataaataaaatcttaaaaaaaaaaaaaaaaagattttttttatttatttattttaagattttatttatttatttgacagacagagatcacaagtaggcagagagagaggaggaagcaggctccctgctgagcagagagcctgatgtgggtctccatcccaggaccctgagatcatgacctgagccgagggcagaggcttagcccactgagccacccaggcaccccggattttatttatttgagatagagaaagagcccagagggagagtgaaagggagaaacagattgactggggctccatcccaggaccctgggatcgtggaCTGAGTTGAgagcagatggttaaccaactgagacacccaggcgtccctaaataaataaaatcttaaaaataaataaataaaaaagaattaccatCTTCCCAGCTTGCttctcacttttattttcctctgcatGGCTTCTTCTACCTGTCCCCTATTTTCCCGGTAGATCCTGCACGTCGCTGGTTTCTCCAATGGCTACAAGAAGCTCATGAGGACAAGGCTTTTTGTCTGTTCTGTTCAGACAAAAactgtgtgcctggcacacagtaggtgcttcaTAAAGGTTTGTGGAAAAAGATGAATGAGTCTTTCCTTCTCAGTTCATAGAGcactatcattttgtttttatgactcTGAGAcacgccccgccccccccccatggaTGAGCTGTTTTTTACCTACCCAACCCCTTAGGttgcttcctcccccaccccaccccccataaCAACAATGTTACAGTGAATCATCTCTTAGCTGTGCTATCTTTTTGCCTTCCCTCTTTTTAAATGGTGCAAAAGAcacttaacataaaatttaccattttagccattttatagTGAACAATCCAGTGTTTTGCAAGTACCACCAacatctagttccagaacatttccattgtCCCAACTGGAAACCCTGTCCCCAGgagcggacacacacacacacacacacacacacacccgctcttccccagcccctggcaaccactagtccTGCTTTCTGTCCtcatggatttgcctgttctggatgtTTCCTAACAATGGAGTCACAGgctatgtggtcttttgtgtctggcttctctcgCTCAGtgttgttttcaaagttcatccatgatGTAGCGCGTGTAAGGGCTTCGTccctttctatggctgagtaacattacactgtatgtccATTTACTGCTGCCCTTGTCGCTTTGTAAACATCAGGTTATTCAGGAGTGTCCCAGAACTGGGCTGCTGGGTCAGCAGGCACAAGTGTTTGTAACTCTGGTGGCCTGTGTCATTGTGCCTTCCACTGGGACAGGGCCCCAGATGCTCCTGCAGCAGGGCACGGGGCTgccactgtccccacagcccctctAGCACCAAACATCATCACGCTTTTGAAGTTTTACCAATCTAAAGGGGAAAAACACACACAGTACCCCAGAGTCGCGCTTTGTAATTTTTCTGTGCGGAGTGTGTACCTTTGGGTGTGTTGGATCAAAGATTTGCAACTTTCTATAAAGTCTAGGTTCAAAACCTTTGGTAAATTCCTCTGAGCTCGAAGATGTAGAGGGGCAGAGTTTGAGAAAAGTGGAAATCGTGGGGGAGTGGACTTCCACTTCCCACAGTCAGGGAGAAGGCTCTAGcatttatcccattttacagatgtggaaactgaagcacagagtgGTTCAGGTTGCATTGTGAGTCAGGGTCCGGGATGGATTTGAACCTGGTGGGCCTGATGTCAGGACCAGGGTGAGGCTGAGACCCTCTCCAGGCCCTTAATCTCCTCCTTAACCTACTTTTGTTACTGCCGCTTAGGTCTGATTCAggcccccctcctcctctgggaCTCTGGCTTcctccccaggctccccatcTCTAGACACCAGGCTCACTCCAGAGGAATCTTACAACACAGTACCCCTCCACTGCTCACACATCTTCCTTGGCTCCCCATGGCCCTGGAAATAACATCCCAGTCTTCAGCCTGGCTTCTGAGGCCAGCATTGCTCACCCCCTGCCCACACCACCATCTCCTCCTCTTAGCCCGGCCACTCCAGCCACTCCACTCCTCAACACACAGTTCCAGGGACCTGCTCTCTCAAGCTGTGGGGGGCTTTGCTCCTGTTGTACTTCTGCCTGGAATCTTCCTTGCATTTGTTTCTGTCAGCTACTGTGTGACTCATCCTCCAAGCCCCAGACTCAACcgtctccttccccagggcaccCATCTCACAGCCCCCTCCAGCATGGAGGCATCCCTGTACCAGAACAGGAGCTCCGAGGCTGTGGGGGAGGCTAGCAGCTTGGAGAGTCAAAGGCAGGTTTTAGGAATCCTCAGCAAAACCCCACTCACGTGTTGATGCCCCCAATTCTAatgcttcctcctccaggaagccttccaggaCTCTCCCTCTCTCGGACCTGATTGACTCCACTGGACAGGGTGTGTCTGGTTTGTGTCTAGCTCTGTCCGCTCGGAGGACTGGGTGATCCCACAGAACCTGACCGTACAGAGGCCTTTTGGAAGTCCAGCCTGGGTGATCGTAGAATGAACACAGAATGCACGGGCTGGGCGTCAACTGAGCTGACACCAGGAAGCGAGTTGATGAGGTTGCAGTCGGTTGGTTGGGGTATTAATGGGGGACATTTAGTCACTGGGTTCCAGCAAAAGAGAAGCAGgtcgcccctccccctcccgtgAGAATCCTGGGCCTCAGGCCTTGCAGGGGGGCGGGTCTCAGTGTCTTCATTCTTCCCCTCAGCATTGCACCCGGACACCAGTTCCTCTTCCCTGAGTCGCTGGGTGCAGATCCTGAGGAGAACCCCGGACCATAGCGGATCCGCGGAGGGTGCCGACCACTTCGGCCCCCACGTCCAGGTGAGCCACCACGCAGCCCCTCCCGCCCCAGATCCTTCCAGCACCGCCGAGGCAAGAGCGTGGCAGTGGGACCAGAACGGACGCGCTAGAACTTGGGTCCGGGAAGGGACCTCAAGCCAGACTGGAGGGGCTTCCATACGGCAGCCCCGTCCGACCCCAGCCCGAGACTCCCAGCACCCCGCAGTTCTGCGTGAAACAATTAGCACCGCCCCCTGCAGGCCGTTTCCGGGGCAACCTCTTATTTTGCATATGGTCCCGTCTTGACCAATGAGGGCGCCTGAAATATTcgtgatggggggtgggggtgggaaggggagactTAACCAGAAGGGACTCcattgggagaaggggaggggctgaCTGGGCCGGGTTTTCCTGCTTTCCAGCACCATCAGGCACCGGGATTACGTACCCATTCCCCAGAGGGGGCGACTGAGGCCAGAGGCTAGAGCCAACCAGAGGGGCACCAAGCGAGGGCCCGCGTTTTACCATTTCAGAAGCAGCCtgagatgataataataacaataataataataataaaacacagGCGGTGAGGGTGAGGTGACCACAGGCTAAGGTCCAGGCCTGGATTCTGGTGTCTCTGCCTAGGTTGCTTGAATGGGGGGCTCCCTGGCGTGGATGCTGTTGTTGCCACTGCTGCTGCAGGATCCAGGCAGCCAAGCATTTTCCTGCAACGTGTCGTCTGGGAACGTGGACTGGAACACAGAGTTCAAAGACACATGCCTGAATTTCAGTGGCCAAGGCCTCAGACTGCCCCAGAACCAGTCTTTGCAGGCCAGAAGCCTGCTCCACCTTATCCTGTCTGGGAATGGTCTTCGAGAGCTACCACCGCTCTTCTTTAAACTGCTGGGAAACCTGAGTGTCCTCGATGTGACGAACAACCCACTGGACCGCGTGGATGGGGAGCTGGCCCTGCGCTGTACGCTTGACCTGAAGGCTGACTGCAGCTGTGTCCTAGTATCCTGGCACCAGATCCGACAGGACAACTGCTCTGGCTGGCTACCTCTCCAGTGCCGGGACACAGCTACTGGTGGCTGGCACAATGTCTCCTCCTTCCTGGAGGCTGGCTGCCCCCCTGGCCTGTCCTTATCGGTCATTGGGGCACTGGTGGCCAGTGGGAGCCTGCTCCTGGGGCTCACCATTGCTGGCCTAGTGCTGGCCTGGAGACTCTGGGGCCGTGGGAGGATCAGTAAACGGGACGTGAACAAAACAAGGGCTTCTCAGGATGGTTCTCGGTCTGGCTCTGGCAAGCAGCCGAGATACAGTAGCCGGGGCCTCAGCCCTAAGCCCCCAGCAGCTGCCGTGCCCAGACCCTGCACCCCCGACTATGAGAATGTGTTCGTGGGCCAGCCAGCTGCCGGGCATCAGTGGGCCGAACATGGGTGAGTGATTCAGATCTGTCTGTAAGACTCTGGAACCAGATGGCCGGGGTTCAAATCCTGGTACCACCTCTTgtaagctgtgtgatcttgggccagTCGATTTACCTCAGGgcctccgttttctcatctgtaaaatggggataataacagccCCCACCTAACAGAGTTGGGATAAGAATTAAGCGAGTTCCTGTATATGAGACAAGTTTCTTCCTTCATGACCTGCAAACTTGAGTTTCTGGTggccaaggatggggagagaggaagcaagtgTTCTAGGCAGAGTAGGGGCTTTGCAGAAGTAGTCGGTGGCCTGGCTCAGATCCTGTGTGACCCAGGGCTATCTCT from Neovison vison isolate M4711 chromosome 6, ASM_NN_V1, whole genome shotgun sequence encodes:
- the LRRC25 gene encoding leucine-rich repeat-containing protein 25, which codes for MGGSLAWMLLLPLLLQDPGSQAFSCNVSSGNVDWNTEFKDTCLNFSGQGLRLPQNQSLQARSLLHLILSGNGLRELPPLFFKLLGNLSVLDVTNNPLDRVDGELALRCTLDLKADCSCVLVSWHQIRQDNCSGWLPLQCRDTATGGWHNVSSFLEAGCPPGLSLSVIGALVASGSLLLGLTIAGLVLAWRLWGRGRISKRDVNKTRASQDGSRSGSGKQPRYSSRGLSPKPPAAAVPRPCTPDYENVFVGQPAAGHQWAEHGAHPSEDSDFYMNYEGPDHASQPVYCNLQSLRKTPLDEEEYVIPGR